tttttttcttattacaaaatatcttttattgTTAAAAGGCCGCGGCACCGCCTTTTGGGAGGGGGTCTGCTGGGATGTCACCGGGCTTGGTGGCAGGGCTTGCACCATGGTGGCATGTGCctccccccctgctccccctccctgggTCTCTAGGGGTCCCCATGGGAAATCTGGCAGCGAGAGAAGGCAGCGGGCAGGCAGGCGCcagtggcggggggggggaacccatCGTCTCTTGGGAGGGGGGCTTCGAagcctcccccaccccaaacccaagGGATGCTCCAGGCAGCGAGCgcagcctggaggaggaggaggaaggaagggggtaGCCAGAGCCCCTCACCGGAGCCCCTCACCAGGGCGTTGGGGCTCGGCGGCGGCAGAGGAGGCGTCGGAAAGCCTTGCGGAAGTCCTGGTTGAAGACAGTGTAGATGACGGGGTTGAGGGAGCTGTTGCAGTAACCGATCCAGAAGAAGAACTGGAACACGCCGTCGGGGACcttgcagcgctggggacagAGCGCGCCCAGGCTgtagaggaagaagaaggggaaCCAGCAGAGGACGAAGACGCCGATGACCACGGCCAAGACGAAGGTGAAACGTTTCTCCCGGTTGATCTGAGTCTTCCTCCTCCAAGGGTTCAATGCCGGCGGCCGATGTGCCAACACCACCCGCCCCGTCCCGGTGGCCAAGGTGTCCCTGGGGCGTCCCCCGGGCTGCGGGGACGTCCCTGCCCCAGGCTTGGGGGACGCTGGGGGCTCCTCGGGGCTCAGCAGCGAGGTCCTGTCCGCCGGCGGGCAGGTCCCCGGGGGTTCCACACCGGCTGGGGGGGTGACGTTTGGCGGCACCGATCCCGGTGGTTTGGTGCTGGCGGGGTGGGAGCGGTGGCGGCGTTTGGCAATCAGGTAGATGCGCAGGTAGACGAGGATCATGATGAGACACGGGGCGAAGAAGGAGCCGACGCTGGAGGAGAGGACGTACCAGGCCTCCTCGTTGAGCTTGCACTGGGGCCGCCCCCCCACCGCCGCCTTCTTCTCCCCCTTGTAGACCAAGGGCGGGAGGGAGATGATGGCGGCGATGGTCCAGACGATGAAGATGCTGCACTTGATGCGCCGCGGCGTCCGCTTGGCGTTGTACTCGATGGCGCGGCTGACCGACCAGTACCGGTCCAGGCTGATGGCGCAGAGGTGGACGATGGACGAGGTGCAGAAGAGCACATCCAAAGCCAGGTAGATCTCGCACCACGTCTTCTCGAAGTACCAGTAGCCCAGGAGCTCGTTGGCCAAGGAGAAGGGGATGATAAGGGTGGCCACCAGGATGTCGGCGGCCGCCAACGACACCAAGAAGAGGTTCTGGGGCGCCCGCAGCGAGCGGCTGCTCAGCACGGCCATGATGACCAGCACGTTGCCCGCGATGGTGAAGAGCACCAAGAAGGTGATGGCGGCggcgatggcggcggcggcctgcACCGAGTAACCGCCCTCGGGGCCCTCCATGGTCCCGCCGGGTCGCGGGGTCCGGCCGCCGGCGTTCACCGCCGCCCCGGGGTGCGGGAGGACGAGGCCGCGGGGCGCTGGGGGACGCCGGCGTCCCTCGCCATGCTGCCCGCCCGGCTGCCCGCCGGTGCCCGCTGCCGCCGGCACGCGTCCGCCGTGCTGCCCGTACCTCTGCCCGCCGCCCTGCCCTGTGGTGcccgccctgcccgcagcccctcgggctgcctgcagcctgcctgcacccctgccctgcccgcagccctgccttcccctgcccgCACCGCTGCCCTGCCCGCTCCCGAGCCCCCTTGCCCTCTGCTGCCCGCCGTCCCCGACGCTGCCCGCACCCTGCCCGCACCCTGCCCACCTCGCCTCCCCGCCTGCCGCTGCCGGTACCGGTACCGCTGCCGGTACCGGGCTCTGCGCTGCCGGGCGCCGCCTCCGCGGGGTTTTAAGCGGCCGCGGGGGGGCAGAGCCACCGCCCCCGGGGCGGACCCGGGCGGGGGGGAACACGCGtccgccggcggggccgggctcgGCTCCCGGCTCCGCTCCTGCTCCCGCTGCCCGCTCCCCTCTTTCCCGGTACCCGCATCCCTTCCCGGGCACCTTCAGCCCTGCcccggcacccccagccctcccccgGGACCCCTATCCTCCCGCCCATGGGGACCCCACATCCCtccccggcacccccccgcTTCGtacccacctcccctccccagcacccccattCTCACCGGGCCCAGGCAGCCAGGGAAAACAGCCGAGCCCGGAGTtcccccttccagccccagcgGGAGCCCAGCCCACGCTCCCTTTCGTCCCCCTCAAAACCAGCCCCaaggtggtttttgttttcttcagagcctggctgcccccGTCCCACCCTCCTCCCACACCTCCAAATGATTTACGCAATAATTCAggattaggaaagaaaaaaaaaaccagcatgagGTTCGGTTTTGCCCATTtattagtttgggttttttttttaatttttggccAGGGAAAGCCTTTTCCAGCCCCACGGGGAAGGCCATTGCCTTTTCAGAGAGGTAACGGCACCAGGCAGCTGTCAGGGCCCATTCAGCACCATGCCACGCTCTTATCCCACCAGCTCCTCGCTTCTCTTGTTCAAACACATCTTTTATCTCCAGATCTGGGCTTTGGGGGCTTTTATTCCCCTCGCCTTCTTTTGAGGGCTGAAGATGCTTTTCAAGCATTTCTAAGCACCTGCTGAGGGCTCACGTCAGGCACGGAGCGGTCGTTACCGCTCCCAGCTCATCCCCTTGCTGCACCCGGGGCGGGACAGGGCTGTAAACTGGATTTCCTaaagggggaaactgaggcacagagggctgggaaaggagggagcATGTTGGGAAACCACACCCCAGCCTCTGGGAACCCCTGAGCAAAAGTCTTGCCTCCTCTTCAACAAGGTTTTCCTGAAAGCAAGCAACTGCCCTTGCAGACTAGGAGGgacttttcttcctgctcttggCTTCGTCTTGCCTTGGGACAGAATCCAACCCTGGTTTCTGTCCTCCAGAGCAGCTTTTCCACTGCTGAACCCCAAATTTGGCTCCCCGGCGCCAGGCTGATCCCGCTTCGCCCCTCCTTGCTCTCTGGAGCAGCCCCCTGCCAGCAGAAACCCTCTCCCCTTACCCAGCCACAAAGACCAGAAGCAAATCCAAGTCCAAAAGTCTCTGTTACaccaagaaaagcattttttccctccttttagTAACTTCTTTAGGAGCTGACACACACAGTAACATCCCAGGGGACTTCGGGGGGGGGTCGCCAAACCTTGGGGGATGAGCTGCCCCCACTGCCCCAGCAACAGGGCTGTGCTTGTGCTCTTACCCTGCCATCAATGCAAAATTAAGGTGCTGTGGCCCGAAGCCAGGGGGTTTTAAACCCTCCCAGATGCTGTCAGAGCCGTGATTTGATTCAGGAGCCCTGTCACCATGCTCCAGCTCTGCATGGAACATCACAAGACTTTCCTGCTGGGGGTAAAGAGAGACAGGAGCATGGATTTGAGACAGGCAAACAGACTATCCCAGTCCCCAGGCTAGTGGCTCACAAAATCCACTCACTCTGCCACgttttcctcctttgcttcaGGAGATTTCTGCCTGGAGAGGGTCAAATCCTGCAGCTTGCTCCCACAGCACCGAGCAATGCTGACACCGCAGCCGGGACGCTTGCAGGGCAAGAGGGGGAAGAACCGGGCCACCCTTTCTGGGGGTTTAGGGCAAAAATCTACCCTCAATGGCATCCCAGGCTCCCAACCGCCCTCAGCTTGGTCCCAGACCCTTCTCTCGCTGCACTTCTCAGGGCAGCGGCCACCTCCCATCACTCTGTGTCTACCACCTCGACCTGCATGGCCCATCCTGAGCTCCCCCCTAACCAGAAGCGACAGCGGCCAGGCATCCACCGAGAGCTGAGCCATGAGCAGTGCTCCCTGCAGCGCATCTCCCTCCGTTTCAGATCAGTCGGGCTTCTCCTTCCAGCTCAACCTGCAGGTCACAAACGCCCATGAAGTGGATCTCCTCACCGGGccggctgccgctgccgccggagacagaggaaaaggatGGTTGCTGAAGGCTGTCTGCTGTGGGGCTTCGGTTCACGTAGGCCTCCAGGGATTTCAGGagctgctttggtttctttttggtGGATAACTCCAGCTCTGGGGAGGTCAGAGGGAAATGCATAAGGACAGAGAGCGAGGTCTCGATGGTGTCAGGGACACAGCGCACTCCCAAGGTAAGTTTTTGACTCATGTATTATTTCTGGTGTCCCACTGTATCCCCTCAGGAAAGGGCACAATTATGTTTTGCTCAGGATGACAGAGCGTGAAAAGCTTTTTGCCAAAACCCCCAGCTGAGCTCAGCATCAGCCTCAGCTCCCCCGAAATCCGCCCGGGAGGGAAAGCCCAGGGCAAGCAGATCAAAGCTGAGCCTGACTGCAACAGCTGGACCCCGTTTTAAGAGGGAGCCATTAGCACGGCGCATCCGAGCAGCTCTGTTGACATCAGTCTCCTCCGGAGTAAATAACCCCGCCAGTTAATTTAGCGCTTACTGCGAAAAACACGCCGTCGGCAACTCCGCTTACACCCCACGCCACAAACAGGGCTTATGCAACCACACTGCGTGACATGAGCAAGCCTGGGGAGCAAGAAGCATCCCCATTTGTCACCCACCTCAAGCCATCACAACACAGCAGCCCTCTGAACACGGCAGGCACTTCCACGAGTGCTCGTCTTTAAGATTCAAGATGCAAaacggggggaaaaaaaacaccccacgGGGAACTTGGGTACTTAAACACTGTTGAAAAATGTCATTGTAAAGGTTAAATGATGAATGGTTGGGGCTTTCTGGGTGTTACACCCCTTGGGATTGGTCTCAGCACGACATGAATGTGCTGAGAACACACCAGGTTTGTCCTCTGGGCCTTGGGTTATTTTCCtcagctgggaaaggagaggaaagttCGGGGAAACAAACCCTTCAGGAGGAAGCCGGAGTCGACAATGGTCTTGTGCTGCCATTTCCAGACGCGGTAGAGCTGCAGAAAGGCCGCCGCATACAGGTCGTTCAGCACGGCGATGACTTGCTGCCTGCGGTTGCATTCCCTGAAACAGGCAGAGAGGGGCTCAGCCGACACGGCTGCCGTCCCAGCAGCCG
This Buteo buteo chromosome 12, bButBut1.hap1.1, whole genome shotgun sequence DNA region includes the following protein-coding sequences:
- the ADRA2B gene encoding alpha-2B adrenergic receptor, encoding MEGPEGGYSVQAAAAIAAAITFLVLFTIAGNVLVIMAVLSSRSLRAPQNLFLVSLAAADILVATLIIPFSLANELLGYWYFEKTWCEIYLALDVLFCTSSIVHLCAISLDRYWSVSRAIEYNAKRTPRRIKCSIFIVWTIAAIISLPPLVYKGEKKAAVGGRPQCKLNEEAWYVLSSSVGSFFAPCLIMILVYLRIYLIAKRRHRSHPASTKPPGSVPPNVTPPAGVEPPGTCPPADRTSLLSPEEPPASPKPGAGTSPQPGGRPRDTLATGTGRVVLAHRPPALNPWRRKTQINREKRFTFVLAVVIGVFVLCWFPFFFLYSLGALCPQRCKVPDGVFQFFFWIGYCNSSLNPVIYTVFNQDFRKAFRRLLCRRRAPTPW